The Mastomys coucha isolate ucsf_1 unplaced genomic scaffold, UCSF_Mcou_1 pScaffold14, whole genome shotgun sequence genome window below encodes:
- the Scg2 gene encoding secretogranin-2 isoform X1, translating to MAEAKAYRFGAVLLLIHLIFLVSGAEAASFQRNQLLQKEPDLRLENVQKFPSPEMIRALEYIEKLRQQAHREENSPDYNPYQGVSVPFQLKENGEESHLAESSRDVLSEDEWMRIILEALRQAENEPPSAPKENKPYALNLEKNFPVDTPDDYEAQQWPERKLKHMRFPLMYEENSRENPFKRTNEIVEEQYTPQSLATLESVFQELGKLTGPSNQKRERVDEEQKLYTDDEDDVYKTNNIAYEDVVGGEDWSPIEEKIETQTQEEVRDSKENTEKNEQINEEMKRSGQLGLPDEENQRESKDQLSEDASKVITYLRRLVNAVGSGRSQSGQNGDRAARLLEKPLDSQSIYQLIEISRNLQIPPEDLIEMLKAGEKTNGLVEPEQDLELAVDLDDIPEADIDRPDVFQSKMLSKGGYLKAPGRGMVEALPDGLSVEDILNVLGMENVVNQKSPYFSNQYSRDKSLLRLPYGPGKARANQIPKVAWIPDTESRQALYENLNDKDQELGEYLARMLVKYPELINTNQLKRVPSPSSSEDDLQEEQLEQAIKEHMGQGSSQEMGKLAKVSKRIPVGSLKNEDTPNRQYLDEDMLLKVLEYLNQEQAEQGREHLAKRAMENM from the coding sequence ATGGCTGAAGCTAAGGCTTACCGATTTGGAGCAGTTCTGCTTCTTATCCACTTAATTTTCCTCGTCTCTGGAGCCGAAGCAGCTTCCTTCCAGCGAAACCAGCTGCTTCAGAAAGAACCAGACCTCAGATTGGAGAATGTCCAAAAGTTTCCTAGTCCAGAAATGATCAGGGCTTTGGAGTACATAGAAAAGCTCAGGCAGCAAGCTCACAGGGAAGAAAACAGCCCAGACTACAATCCCTACCAAGGCGTTTCTGTTCCTTTTCAACTCAAAGAAAACGGAGAAGAAAGTCACTTGGCAGAGAGCTCAAGGGATGTACTGAGTGAAGATGAGTGGATGCGGATAATACTTGAGGCTCTGAGGCAGGCTGAAAATGAGCCGCCATCTGCCCCCAAAGAAAACAAGCCCTATGCTTTGAATCTAGAGAAGAACTTCCCTGTGGACACGCCTGATGACTATGAGGCTCAACAGTGGCCGGAGAGGAAACTCAAGCACATGCGGTTCCCTCTCATGTATGAAGAGAATTCCAGAGAAAACCCCTTCAAACGCACAAATGAAATAGTCGAAGAACAATACACACCCCAAAGTCTTGCTACCCTGGAGTCTGTGTTCCAAGAGCTTGGCAAACTGACAGGGCCAAGCAACCAGAAGCGTGAGAGGGTTGACGAGGAACAAAAGCTCTACacagatgatgaagatgatgtgTACAAGACCAACAACATTGCCTATGAAGATGTGGTGGGGGGAGAAGACTGGAGCCCCATAGAGGAGAAAATAGAGACTCAAACCCAGGAAGAGGTGAGAGACAGcaaagagaacacagaaaaaaacGAGCAGATCAATGAAGAGATGAAACGTTCAGGGCAGTTGGGGCTCCCGGATGaagagaaccagagagagagTAAAGACCAACTCTCAGAGGATGCCTCCAAAGTCATCACCTACCTGAGAAGGTTAGTGAATGCTGTGGGCAGTGGGAGGTCACAGAGTGGGCAAAACGGGGACAGGGCAGCCAGGCTTCTCGAGAAGCCCCTTGATTCTCAGTCTATTTATCAGCTGATTGAAATCTCCAGGAATTTGCAGATACCCCCTGAAGACTTAATTGAGATGCTCAAAGCTGGAGAGAAGACAAATGGGTTGGTGGAGCCAGAGCAGGATCTGGAGCTTGCTGTTGACCTAGATGACATCCCAGAGGCTGACATAGATCGTCCAGACGTCTTTCAAAGTAAGATGCTCTCCAAGGGTGGGTATCTCAAGGCACCTGGTCGTGGTATGGTAGAGGCCTTGCCCGACGGGCTCAGTGTTGaggacattttaaatgttttagggATGGAGAATGTAGTAAATCAGAAATCCCCATATTTTTCCAATCAATATAGCCGAGACAAGTCTCTGCTGAGGCTCCCTTATGGTCCTGGGAAAGCTAGAGCCAACCAGATTCCCAAAGTAGCCTGGATCCCAGATACTGAAAGCAGACAAGCACTCTATGAAAATCTGAATGATAAGGACCAAGAATTGGGAGAGTACTTAGCCAGGATGCTAGTTAAGTACCCTGAGCTCATCAATACCAACCAGCTGAAGAGAGTGCCCAGCCCAAGCTCCTCGGAAGATGACCTCCAAGAAGAGCAGCTCGAGCAGGCTATCAAGGAGCATATGGGTCAAGGAAGCTCCCAGGAAATGGGGAAACTGGCCAAGGTGAGCAAAAGGATCCCTGTAGGATCCCTGAAGAACGAGGACACCCCAAACAGACAGTACCTGGATGAAGATATGCTCCTGAAAGTGCTGGAGTACCTCAATCAAGAACAGGCAGAGCAGGGAAGGGAGCATCTTGCCAAGCGGGCCATGGAAAACATGTAA
- the Scg2 gene encoding secretogranin-2 isoform X2: protein MAEAKAYRFGAVLLLIHLIFLVSGAEAASFQRNQLLQKEPDLRLENVQKFPSPEMIRALEYIEKLRQQAHREENSPDYNPYQGVSVPFQLKENGEESHLAESSRDVLSEDEWMRIILEALRQAENEPPSAPKENKPYALNLEKNFPVDTPDDYEAQQWPERKLKHMRFPLMYEENSRENPFKRTNEIVEEQYTPQSLATLESVFQELGKLTGPSNQKRERVDEEQKLYTDDEDDVYKTNNIAYEDVVGGEDWSPIEEKIETQTQEEVRDSKENTEKNEQINEEMKRSGQLGLPDEENQRESKDQLSEDASKVITYLRRNLQIPPEDLIEMLKAGEKTNGLVEPEQDLELAVDLDDIPEADIDRPDVFQSKMLSKGGYLKAPGRGMVEALPDGLSVEDILNVLGMENVVNQKSPYFSNQYSRDKSLLRLPYGPGKARANQIPKVAWIPDTESRQALYENLNDKDQELGEYLARMLVKYPELINTNQLKRVPSPSSSEDDLQEEQLEQAIKEHMGQGSSQEMGKLAKVSKRIPVGSLKNEDTPNRQYLDEDMLLKVLEYLNQEQAEQGREHLAKRAMENM, encoded by the exons ATGGCTGAAGCTAAGGCTTACCGATTTGGAGCAGTTCTGCTTCTTATCCACTTAATTTTCCTCGTCTCTGGAGCCGAAGCAGCTTCCTTCCAGCGAAACCAGCTGCTTCAGAAAGAACCAGACCTCAGATTGGAGAATGTCCAAAAGTTTCCTAGTCCAGAAATGATCAGGGCTTTGGAGTACATAGAAAAGCTCAGGCAGCAAGCTCACAGGGAAGAAAACAGCCCAGACTACAATCCCTACCAAGGCGTTTCTGTTCCTTTTCAACTCAAAGAAAACGGAGAAGAAAGTCACTTGGCAGAGAGCTCAAGGGATGTACTGAGTGAAGATGAGTGGATGCGGATAATACTTGAGGCTCTGAGGCAGGCTGAAAATGAGCCGCCATCTGCCCCCAAAGAAAACAAGCCCTATGCTTTGAATCTAGAGAAGAACTTCCCTGTGGACACGCCTGATGACTATGAGGCTCAACAGTGGCCGGAGAGGAAACTCAAGCACATGCGGTTCCCTCTCATGTATGAAGAGAATTCCAGAGAAAACCCCTTCAAACGCACAAATGAAATAGTCGAAGAACAATACACACCCCAAAGTCTTGCTACCCTGGAGTCTGTGTTCCAAGAGCTTGGCAAACTGACAGGGCCAAGCAACCAGAAGCGTGAGAGGGTTGACGAGGAACAAAAGCTCTACacagatgatgaagatgatgtgTACAAGACCAACAACATTGCCTATGAAGATGTGGTGGGGGGAGAAGACTGGAGCCCCATAGAGGAGAAAATAGAGACTCAAACCCAGGAAGAGGTGAGAGACAGcaaagagaacacagaaaaaaacGAGCAGATCAATGAAGAGATGAAACGTTCAGGGCAGTTGGGGCTCCCGGATGaagagaaccagagagagagTAAAGACCAACTCTCAGAGGATGCCTCCAAAGTCATCACCTACCTGAGAAG GAATTTGCAGATACCCCCTGAAGACTTAATTGAGATGCTCAAAGCTGGAGAGAAGACAAATGGGTTGGTGGAGCCAGAGCAGGATCTGGAGCTTGCTGTTGACCTAGATGACATCCCAGAGGCTGACATAGATCGTCCAGACGTCTTTCAAAGTAAGATGCTCTCCAAGGGTGGGTATCTCAAGGCACCTGGTCGTGGTATGGTAGAGGCCTTGCCCGACGGGCTCAGTGTTGaggacattttaaatgttttagggATGGAGAATGTAGTAAATCAGAAATCCCCATATTTTTCCAATCAATATAGCCGAGACAAGTCTCTGCTGAGGCTCCCTTATGGTCCTGGGAAAGCTAGAGCCAACCAGATTCCCAAAGTAGCCTGGATCCCAGATACTGAAAGCAGACAAGCACTCTATGAAAATCTGAATGATAAGGACCAAGAATTGGGAGAGTACTTAGCCAGGATGCTAGTTAAGTACCCTGAGCTCATCAATACCAACCAGCTGAAGAGAGTGCCCAGCCCAAGCTCCTCGGAAGATGACCTCCAAGAAGAGCAGCTCGAGCAGGCTATCAAGGAGCATATGGGTCAAGGAAGCTCCCAGGAAATGGGGAAACTGGCCAAGGTGAGCAAAAGGATCCCTGTAGGATCCCTGAAGAACGAGGACACCCCAAACAGACAGTACCTGGATGAAGATATGCTCCTGAAAGTGCTGGAGTACCTCAATCAAGAACAGGCAGAGCAGGGAAGGGAGCATCTTGCCAAGCGGGCCATGGAAAACATGTAA